The following DNA comes from Salvia splendens isolate huo1 chromosome 17, SspV2, whole genome shotgun sequence.
ATGTTGGCTGAAATGGAAAATGTTGATATACGAAAAAATGGATTGCAGTTGAAATTTAGGCTAATTTTCAGCCTAATGTTGATTGCAGTAGGAGGTAACAAgattctaaaaatatttttctacttATAATTTAATGTTGGATATTTTTCCTCACGAGAGCTCACTTATCACTCGCTCTTCCAGAATCTTCACAGCTTCAGTGAACAATACTTCAGGGGGCAATGCTCCCGTGGATTCAATTGTAACTGCGGAAGTAGGAAATAATAAGAATCATAAGGTAGGTTCTGCGGACAAAAACACTACAAATATGAAATGATCTTTTCAAATATATACTTACAAATGAAATGATCttttgaaatatatattttagaAGTAGTATCTCTAGTGGGATATAGAAAATTCTTATACCTCAGGCAGCATCCTGTACCAAGCAGTGGCTACAGGCGACCACTTAGCATGTGTCTTGCCCATTCCTTTCACAGCATGTGCTTCCAGCTCAATTTCCTGCACAGGTGGGATATTATTCTTAGAAACTGAAGTACGTGGGCTGCTTAGTGTTGCTTGTACAAAATGAGCTCCAAACCAACTCCTCAGTTTGAGTTTGAATGTAATGAAACCAATACCAAACTATAATGATGAAAGTGAAACAAATGATTGTGTTGGTTTGGTCTAGTAATTATATATGTACGGAGGAGAGGGGCAGTGGGGGTGGAGGGAGGTGGGGGGGGGGAGTGGCAGCGGGGGTAGAGGAGGGTGGTGGTTGTTGAGGTGGTAGATGGACggtgaagaaataaaaggaTATGGAGGAATCTAGATCCCAAGTAAGGAGTGGGGAATCAAAATATGAAATTGGGGAAAGGGAATCAATTAAAAATGGAAACCAAACACCAATATGGGAATAACGTCTCTTGTTTAATGGCAATACCCTCAACCAAAAGCCACCGCCAATATGAAGGTGGCATGCAAGAATGCAATGAAAGCATTACAAAACCATACAAGAAACAGACAGTCGCTAATATAAGAACCTTTGAGTAGAGTCTTTATGCTCTTTGTATTACAGTCTAACCATGGTATCAGGATTCTAATAGTCATGCGCAGGAATTGCCTGAGCTATTTCAGATAATAACTAAGATAAGTTATTTGTCATGAGTTTACACTAGTactaattacactacaataccTGTTTGGGTCCAAGTTTAGCAAGAATTATACCCCATGCTTGGTGGCAATTGGGTTGTTTGCAAATTCTGGCATGGAATCCTGACTACAACCGAAAGAAGTGTAAGTTTTTGGCTTTGATGTCGAATCTTGATTTGATTTCTCTGTACTTAGTTTGAACTCACTGCCATTGGGCAACCACTTTAGTTCATTGGACTTCACTATAATTTTTGTACACAAAAGGAAAAACATTAAGATTGCATTCTCGGAAATGATTTTAGATAGAAAAAACGTGTAACCTAAGACGAGAAATATTTTTCAGTGATTGGGCATTGAGTAGTACCTTTAATACGTGCCCCCCTTTCTCACAACGTGCATGGAGTTTAAATACAATGGTATTTTTCTCATTGGGTTCATCCTTTTCTGGAGAAGACCTAAAAGCATCAGACACCAACTGACAAATGAAATCAACTAAAGAATAAGAAGAAATTTTAACCTGACATATAATTGAAGTGTCTTGGATCAACTTTAAGTGGGACAAGACCCAATCTGTGGGAGAGCACCTCATCTTGAATCACTGAGGTGTTATTTGCAATAAAAACCTTTTCAATAGCCATGGTTGGGAGATAGACCAGAGAGAGATCAGCCATCAGCACAACCAAAACTTTTAACAGTATATATTTATCCCATTGGACGAAGTTTATATAAGAAACAATGATCAAGAAGCGTGCATTATCACAAGAGTTGAAAGAAAACTAGTACTGGATACAACACGTTCAGCTTTAcacccaaaacaaataaaatatttggaaCCAGACAATTATATCTAGCACTTTaaacataattaattttaacAATATTCACAAAATTTCCCACCCTACATATTTCACACTCTTCATTTAAAAACAGGGTCTTGAATAAGTAAGCTCATATTACACCTTCAAATTCAGTATTTTTCTCTGCAGGAACAAGATAACTAGCACAGAATCTCAGAGGGTGAACGTTGCATAAATCCCAGTAAccaattcaattatttttaatgATAAAACTTAAGATTTTTTTAAGTAAAGATTACAGAAATTCCTCTTTTCACACATTATTTACACTACATATCAGCAAGCCAAAACAATGATATCCAAGTGCAATACATAGCTTAGTAGATAAACTAACTAGCAAGCTCCAGATTATAACAGAAAAGGAACAACAAATAATTTCttcaattaaaagaaaacaaaggGCTCAATCACGAAAAGAGCATAATCAACTCGCACCTCAGCTATGAGGATTCTTCGAAAAGCATTGGCAATAGAAGCATCAATACCAATCATATCGAACTCCATGTCATCCTCCGAGAGACTTATCACTTCAACCTTAAAATTGGTGCGAAACTCCGGCAGTCTCAAACTGTTATCCACTCCCATCGCCGCATAAGCACCTGAGTATTGTATATTCTCGGTCTTTGatgccaaaataaaaaaaaaagttacatgaATCAAATTAACTATTGAAAAGAAATTTAACAAGCAATAGTATGAAAATTAGGGAAGAAACAGGTGAGTAGGTGAATACATGAGTTGGGGCATCGAAAGTGCAAGAGACGCGGGTCCTCCTTTGGGAACATCAGACAAATCGGCTAAATTCCAAGAAACTACCTCCGGGGAGGTAGTATCCGCCATTTGTTCCcgcaaaaaaaaagtttccagagAGGGGAAAGACGCGAGAGCTTGTCGCGTGTTTACTTATAGACGCGTCTTCCTCTCGCGTCTCTAAAATGAAACACGCATGACGCATTAGCGTCTCTAAACATACACGCATCAGGCTGATGCGTGTCTCAACAAGATCAAGGCAAGCATTATTTTCTCCATTCAAGGATGTATGTGAAGCTGGCGGCTGTGCAACTTCCAAGCGAGAGAGAGGGCCGGTTCCAATAAATGTGTTATTTCCCAAGAAATTGGAATTATCTTCATCCATTAATTCGGCTGAGCATTTTATGAAGCCCACCGCCTCATTCCCATGCGCATTCACTACATGACTGTCATTCCCACAATTTTCAAACCTTTCCAAAGCATTGGAATCAGCATGATCATTAAATTCCAGCCCACAATTCATAGAACAAGACTTGATATTCTCGGCGTCATCATTAAATTCCAGCATGATCATTAAATTCCACCCCCTTCATCTGTATCAACCTCTTCAATCTCCTCCATCATTCTCTGCAAAAAAGCtttcttcatctcctccacttcCTCTAAGGTATGTATATCCATTTCCTTCGACGCAGCAGACCCGTTTTCCATACCAGAACTTTCATCTTCATCGAACATAGCAGTATCTTCATCACCCTGTCTACACTCGACGGCCAGAGGGTTTGCCGTAGGATCTGGCAGACGTCTTCGCGACGGGTCCGCCATTGACGGAAGAGGGCAGAAGCTTCGAAAtttcattcattcaaacacGCATGAGCAAATCGCGTGTTTCATTGAATACACGCGTAGCCTTCTCGCGTCTTTCCCCTctctggaaactttttttttgcgGGAACAAATGGCGGATACTACCTCCCCGGAGGTAGTTTCTTGGAATTTAGCCCAGTCCCACACAGGAATTTTCTGTGGTTTTTTCCCAGAAACCATATTGAGGAATgttttagggttcagggttttgCAGAGaatattgattttatttaatagtatgtTTTAGGGAAGGAAGGAGATGcgaataaatatatatgaatatttatttCGAATTTTCAAACTTAGAATATGGAATATGGGGAGAATATTTATAGTAATGAAgattatttgatttgattttcatattagtcaaaatataaattgtagtcattctgaaaaaaaaaacaataagaaacccattatttttatcattttaaataatttttatcgGTATATAAAATAGTTTAAGTCCTCGAAAACTACTATTAAGGGTTGTCAAATCTGGTAATACATGCATATACCTGATCCCGAAATTCGCAACATGATACTCGATCTGAAGCTATAATCGGTATCCAATTACAGTAGCAGTAATAGTTTTGTTTTGATCTCTTTAACATATTTAACCCAAAAATTGTACTTAAAATTTAGGTATTTTATACCAATGTTGCAAATAGCGGGCTATAGCGCCGATATAGCGCCGCTATAGCTGCTGAAGCAAGCCACCGCGAAGATATCCTCTGTATTGGATATACGGGCGCTAAAATCGCTAAAGCGAGCTATAGCGCCGCTAATGTACGATAGCGTAGCGGTGTCGATAGCTGCGCTATGCTTTTTTTTGTTGCAACAGGCCAAACGTCAAGCCGGATTAAAAAATTGGCCCAAAAGTAGCCCACTACGTGCATGTAACCCTATTTCTTTTGGTTCCCTACTCCCGTATCTCTTTGACTGATCGTATACGGCGGCGGCAACGATTACGACGAGGGCGACTGCGGCAGCGACCGGTTGGCTACGAACGGCTTGGCCCGTGCCATCGACGCTAGATTCTGCACTAGGACGACGGCGGCGAACACTGCAGTGCCTCGACGAACGTCCGACGATCACGGCAGCGGTAGCAAATGGCTGACGAACATCAATCTCAGAGTGCGCCAGGCACCCAAATGTCCCAAAGCCAAGGCAAGTTTCATTCGCATCTCTATCTGCCTCTAGTAATTGGAATTCTGTAGAAGAGTTGAAGTAAATTAAATAGCTAATTCAAGTAGTGTCAACTGTAGGCTTTTCAAGCTCCGGGTCAACAGCTCAAAGAGTTGCACAAGCAAATGATTCAACCGACCCAGCATGGAAGTATTGCACAATGCCAGATGTGACAAAAAAGAATTCTCTGAAGTGTAACTTTTGTGGTAAACTTTGCCATGGTGGTATAACTAGGATCAAGTACCACCTTGGAAATGTTCCTAAGTCTAATGTTGCAAAGTGCACTCTTGTTCCATCTGATGTTAAGGAGGAAATGCTTCAATTACTTGGCCAAAAAACTACTGTCAAGCAAAGGAAGACTAAGGAGAAAGAGGAAGATAGAGCTGTTGTGGATTTGAGCCATTCAGAGGGAGAAGGAAGTGATGACGGTAGAAATTCTGTTGTTGCACTGAAGAGAGTGAGAGGCGGATCGTCTGGTGGACCTATAGAGAAATTACTCATGTTTTGGCTaaaattttgcttttttttttttgtaaaacgCTATTAGCAATAGCTGCCGCTATAGCTGCACTATAGCCGCTATAGCTTTTTCGGGAGGACTCCGCTAAAATTGATAGCCCGCTATTTGCAACATTGGGTACTATACCAATAGAGCTGGGTCGTCTTGTTAATTTATGGGAGCTCCAGTTGAAAGAAAACTTTCTAATTACTGGATCGATACCAAAGGAAATTGGAAACATGACATCTCTTTCCTACTTATTGCTTTACAATAATGAACTAAGCGGTATGATATTCTCTTTCATTGTTACATGCAAAAATAGAACTGTTATGATATTCTCTTTCATTGTTACATGCAAAAATAGAACTGttaggagtatcaaaacaggtAGTGGATATCAGATAATTTCTGACTAGACCTGATACTCTGCTACCCCCGCAGGTAGCGGGTACCTGATACCCGACATAAATTTTCCCGTGAGCATGCGTGTAACATGTTTTACTGCATATACAGATAGTGGGTACATgttttattaaatttagtaGAGTATTTACTCCCTGcgtccgccaataaatgtctcaatTTTGACCAttgcgagttttaagaaattgtttgccTTTATGAAAGAAAGtggagaagaaagaaagaggagaaaaaagttagtagaaggTGGTCCTACCTTtgtatattgattttataataaaatgaaagtgaaatgcgttagtggaatgtggggtccacttaGCAAAGAGagtaaaaaagaaatgatatatttattgatggacggacaaaaaagaaaaaaaaaatgagagattTAATAGGGAACCGAGGGAGTAATATTATTTAGTAACACACATTGATCATCTGTGTGTAAAATAGTCGATgttacaaaattttatttcagattatttttttattaatacttGTTAAGAATTATTCAATTAGAGTACCATCACTATTCCAATTAGATTATCAAAATTTCATATTCATGCAGTAATGCAGGTCCTATTCCAAAAGAGATTGGAAACTTACCCCTCCTTCGCCATATATGGCTCAACAACAATAATTTCAGCGGTATAATTTCATGTCTCTTTCTATATTATTGGATTACAAAGTTACATTAACTAACTTATGTGATCTTATGTGTTTCCCCTTTTTTTAAATTAGCATGTCACTATTTTATAGGTACTATTCCAAAAGAAATTGGCCGTCTTAGTAACTTGGATGTACTCAATATTATTGCCCATGGAAATTGGAAACCTGACAACCCTTAATCAAATGTGACTTTTCGACAACAATTTAAATGGTATCATATTCTCACTTTCTTTGTGTCTCAATATCTACTACTATATGTTATTCTTGATCCCTATTCAAACCAATTTTTAGGACCATTACCTTTTACCATGGGGAATTTGTGGAAGCAGAGTTAGTTAGtactctctccaattaaattaaCTGAAGAGATCCCTTCATCCATTTGCAACCTGGGATCGCTTTTAGTTCTCCAAATAGGAAACAATCATTTTGAAGGGCCAATTCCAAAATGTGTGGGGAACTTGAGCACATCTCTATTACTCCTCCATTTAAATGCAAATAAACTTTCTGGCCTCATCCCATCAACATTCACAAAGGGTTGCAGTCTGGAGTCAATCAATTTGAATGGAAACAAATTGGAAGGAACACTACCTTAAACCCTAGGCAATTGCACGGGTCTCCGGGGCATCGACATTGGTGATAATGAAATACGAGGTGCATTTCCCTTTTAGATGGAAACACTCCCTCAACTTTGCACCCACATCTTGACGTCAAATAAGTTCAATGGTATGATGTTGGTGGCTTCAAACACTGAGCAATCATTTCCAAAGTTGCAAGTCTTGGATGTATCACAAAAcgcattcgttgattttatgccTGATAGATATTTCAAGAATTTTCTAGGTATGATAGATGCTAAGGAAAATCGGACCGATGATGAAGCGTATTGGTTTCTAAGATTTATGGAATTGAAGCTCACGGTGAAAGGATTGGAGCAATTGTTGACAACGTTTACAACTATCGATTTGTCCTGCAATAGATTCTCTGGGAGCATCCCACCTTCTCTAGGGAATCTAAACTCGCTTAGATACTTGAATTTGTCCCACAATACCCTCATGGGACACATACCGCCATCTCTTGGAGGTATGAGTTTGCTCGAGTCATTGGACTTGTCTTCAAACAAACTGAATGGAGAAATTTTGAGTCAATTGCAAGATTGACATTTATTGCGAAGTTAAACCTTTCGATGAATAATCTTGAAGGACAAAGACCACATTCTACTCAACTTTCCACATTTGGTAATGAATTATATGTGGGAAATGTAGGATTGTGTGGATTTCCATTGACGAAAACATGTGAGGGGAGTGACGAAAAACCATTGTTTCCTCAAGAAGAAGATGGTGAGGAGGATGGAtttattgatggatttggttgGCGAAGTGTGGTGATGGGGTATGGTTGTGGATTTGTagttggaattggaattggttACATAATTATAAGATATGGAAGGCCAAAATGGTTAGTGAATTATTTTCTTGGCGTTGGATATGATACTAAGGAGATGAAGAGAAGAAATAGAACAACACCACAAAGGAGGAGGTGATTCAAGATACACATTGTGGTTTTCCTGAGCTTGATTTGTCATGTTAGGAGCAATTAATGTATGATGTTTTTGTAAATAATGCATTTTGAAAATTTGCAAAGTGTTATTTCTATGTTGGGCTCATTTTAGATAGAGTCTTAATAGAGACTGTATTTACATCAATAACACATATCATGTGAATCGCAAATTtgcaattattatttttattctctaTATATTTCTATATGAGTATTTTCTATTTTCGAAATATGAAATGATTAGGGGTAAGTTGAAAAAATGATGAATTCACACACTTTGTATCTCCCCAACTTTTCCTACTTATTCGTCTAGTATAAACTACAGAAATTTGATACAAAATACTAATACTATATGGCCATGTGGTTGCCAGGATTCTGCTGGGAAAATAATCTGAtaccttaaattttaaattcttgtgtttgtttctgtttttaatcaaactttgaaagtaatcaaaatcctgaaacaaggaaagttagtacaatttttgaggattctgaatcctaacttttcttaggtaatCTTTTTCctagttttaggattcttacatatttaatgcaatataatacaatttattattattattattattatcatcatcatcatcatcatcattattattgttattatttattacaatattttaaaaataatttaaaattataaatcatacttaatttcaggataataaataactataattcaaattatcataattataactatattattaatatttatttttattttattatcataataataataataaattattaaataattaaatatatttataattatataataatataattattaatttataaattagtaattaacaataaaattgtagtgaaattttaaattataaaatttattcaattaaaaattaagtaaatataatgataataataataatcttatttattattatattattatattattatatattatgatgtataatccatatttaaactatccatcgtaataataaataaaataatataattattatcatttgtaattaataatttattaaataatatgtattattattttttataaataaaaaatgataattatatttttagtttagtgtttaaatcaaatatatactttcaaatcatgatattttccaaacacgggaaagtaaagttattagaaatcatattcccgggattcattttcccaggaatcattttccttgccaactttactttcccgccaaccaaacatggcctaaaaGTATTATAATAAAGCAGGACTGAAATAGAAAATATTCATATAGAAATATTTAGTTTGTCATTTACCCAATGGTTAGGTAGCACACAAATCAACCTACAGAAAATAAGGACTCTCAAACATTGCATGACTTGTTTTACATGTACTCTATTTAGATCACAAATAgctccttttttttttacttcattttgcTTCTTAAAAACCTAGATATATCAAAGAGAGATGGAGATAGATATGAAGGAAGAGATAAACAATTTCATCATGGTATGTTTCACAATTGTTATATCATCATGCTACTGCTATGTCACAACTAAATTGGTTAGAAAAAGTATAATCAGATTCTTGTTGTTTTTTCCTGTGCTATACATTCTCTACATTCTTCCTCTCTATTTAAAAGCTCTCATTTTTAATGTTCCAATTGCTTTTTTGTAACATGGCTAACCCCATTCAAGCTTCTACAATTGGTCTTTGACACTGGCCCACTCTCCAACCCATCTCTCTCTTTCCTACACTTTCTCATCATTTCCTGTTTTCCCATCAAGATCCACCAAAAGCCCACCGGCCCAACCAAGCCCAATCGGCCCAATGACCTCACACACTATGCTATTAAAGGGTTTCTTTTCTTGTTCTTAACAATATTGGGGTATTTCAAGCACATGGTTCCCCAAATGCTAAAGTCATTCTTGATATGCATCTATTGTTATCTAGCATTAGAAATATCACTAGTGATGTTCGCGGTCATCCCTCGAATCTTACTAGGGATCGACACCGACCACCCTTTCGATCATCCTTACCTCTCGACGTCATTCCAAAACTTTTGGGGCCGTAGGTGGAACCGTGTGGCCTCGAGTTGTTTAAAATCCACTATATTTTCTCATTTCCTGAACGGCACGAGCCGGATATTAGGCCGAAAATGGGCTGCAATCTCAGCCTCGGTGGTCACATTTATTGTGTCGGAAACAGGAAACGATTCTCTAGTTAAGACGTTACGACAAATTATCTCTTAGAACTACGTAGTTTGTTGCACCATTGGTCTTTTGGATCTTTGATATCCTTTTCATTATACCTGAAAACGCATCCTTTTCCTGCACCCATACAAACTTGGTCAGAGTTAATATTttcaaacaaatgctgaaaaaCATAGGGTGATCATAGCCAAGGCTGCATCACATCAGTAGTATAGAAATGAGGCGATAAGAGCTACGTTTCTGACGCTTCTATGAAAGAAGCGTCAAACATATGTAACTATATGGCTTGTCTTAAGTCAAACACCTCTTTGTTCAGACTCCCTATAACTTGCACGTCTGGTCAGGGATTTAAATTTAATGAAAAACCACAATACAGTAATAAAAATTTCCCATGCTAAAAACACGATAGGCCGCATGAATGGGTAGTAGCAATGACTATAACATAAGGGCGAGATGGAAGTAAATACTTAGAACCAATGAATTCACAGCCCATGAGAGAGCTCAGGGAGGCATATCATCGAAGGTAGGACATTATTTAATGCTAATTTTGAATATGTAGTTGACAAGGCCTCTCTCCGTCTAAGCAGAAAATCAGGAGTTTACCATACCATCATAGGGCTTTCTATCTATAGATTGAGCCATTACCAAGTTTGAACTGAAGAATGAATTCTCTATTCACAAGGGATTAAAGGGGCCTATATTCAATTAGGGACCTGCAACCTTATATATTCATAGGTGGTAGGCCATGAGAGAAAGAAAAGCAGCTTCGTTTCTCTCAAAACAACAAACCCTTGCATTTCAAAATATAACTCCCCAGTTACATTTCCCAGTAAATTAATCAATAGTATATGGAACTCTTCTGTT
Coding sequences within:
- the LOC121773533 gene encoding DNA-directed RNA polymerases I and III subunit RPAC1-like; this encodes MGVDNSLRLPEFRTNFKVEVISLSEDDMEFDMIGIDASIANAFRRILIAEVFIANNTSVIQDEVLSHRLGLVPLKVDPRHFNYMSEKDEPNEKNTIVFKLHARCEKGGHVLKSGFHARICKQPNCHQAWGIILAKLGPKQEIELEAHAVKGMGKTHAKWSPVATAWYRMLPELQLNPREHCPLKYCSLKL
- the LOC121775487 gene encoding receptor-like protein 18 — its product is MADEHQSQSAPGTQMSQSQGFSSSGSTAQRVAQANDSTDPAWKYCTMPDVTKKNSLKCNFCGKLCHGGITRIKYHLGNVPKSNVAKCTLVPSDVKEEMLQLLGQKTTVKQRKTKEKEEDRAVVDLSHSEGEGSDDGRNSVVALKRMETLPQLCTHILTSNKFNGMMLVASNTEQSFPKLQVLDVSQNAFVDFMPDRYFKNFLGMIDAKENRTDDEAYWFLRFMELKLTVKGLEQLLTTFTTIDLSCNRFSGSIPPSLGNLNSLRYLNLSHNTLMGHIPPSLGGMSLLESLDLSSNKLNGEILSQLQD